In Methanobacteriales archaeon HGW-Methanobacteriales-1, the following are encoded in one genomic region:
- the cobI gene encoding precorrin-2 C(20)-methyltransferase: MSKGKLIGVGVGPGDPELLTIKAGKILSEVSVICAPRSAPKKPSIALSIVQPTLSNRKDDYETLEPVFPMTEDKKSLEKHWDQAADMVAIHLENGDDVAFVTLGDPSIFSTFSYLQKRILEKGYDVEMVPGITSFTGCASTAGIPLVEKDEILVIVPKIDHRLENILDDGDTFVIMKTSRHGDLLEKTIDADSRNKEIISVQNCTMDNEEVVQGFVKNKKYLSTTLVKFSRD, from the coding sequence ATGTCAAAAGGAAAATTAATAGGAGTGGGAGTAGGGCCTGGTGACCCGGAACTTCTAACTATCAAGGCCGGAAAAATTTTAAGCGAAGTGTCAGTGATATGTGCCCCTAGATCAGCCCCTAAAAAACCCAGTATTGCTCTGTCCATTGTTCAGCCCACATTAAGTAATAGAAAAGATGATTATGAAACACTAGAACCTGTTTTTCCTATGACTGAGGATAAAAAATCCCTGGAAAAACACTGGGACCAGGCCGCAGATATGGTGGCCATTCATTTAGAAAATGGAGATGATGTGGCCTTTGTGACCTTAGGAGATCCTTCCATATTCAGTACCTTCTCCTATCTTCAAAAGAGGATACTGGAGAAGGGATATGATGTAGAAATGGTTCCAGGAATAACATCTTTTACTGGCTGTGCCTCGACAGCAGGTATTCCACTGGTAGAAAAAGATGAAATACTGGTTATTGTTCCTAAAATTGATCATAGACTGGAAAATATTCTAGACGATGGAGACACCTTCGTTATAATGAAAACCTCCCGTCACGGAGACTTGCTGGAAAAAACCATTGATGCCGATTCGAGAAATAAAGAAATAATTTCAGTGCAGAACTGTACCATGGACAATGAAGAAGTGGTGC